The sequence below is a genomic window from Thermoflavifilum sp..
ATCTTCCGCCCCACCATCCATGCTATGGAAGAAAACCTCCTGCAGATTTATAAAAACAAAATCAAAGTATTGCCCTCTGAATTGAAAGAAAGCGATGCAGCCATTCTTGGTGCCAGCGCTCTGGTATGGGAAATCAAAAACTGAATCATCACTTCATCTATTTTCATTAGCTTGCATCGTCGTACATCACTGATAAAAATCATTTTGCTATGAATATCGGAGATGCTTTTCTGGACAGCATCAGGGCCAGATTCCAGATGTATCGCGAATTAGCTGAGAAAACATTCGAACAACTGGATGACGATGATTTTTATTATCGACCCGATCCCGCGTCTAATAATATCGCCATTCTCATCCAGCACATGGCCGGTAATCTCCGATCCCGTTTTACCAATTTTCTGAATAGTGATGGAGAAAAGCCCTGGCGTAACCGTGATCAGGAATTTGAGGATCAACACCTGGACCGAAGCCAGCTGATGCACTTGTGGCAGGAAGGATGGAGTTGCCTGTTCGATGCGCTGGATAACCTGCGCGAGCAGGATTTAATCAAGCATGTCACCATACGCGATGAACCGCTTACCGTCATCGATGCACTTCACCGCCAGCTGGCACACCATGCTTATCATGTCGGACAAATTGTGTATCTCGGAAAAGTACTGAAGAAGAATCGCTGGAAAACACTTTCCATTCCTCGAAAAAATTCACCTTCTCCATGAAAAAGCTGCTTCAAAAACAGCTTGTACTGCTGTGCGGACTTTTGTTGATCACGTGTATGCTGGGCTGTGGAAAAACGCACACGCGAAAACTCCTGCTGCATAAAACATGGCATGTGGTGGATGTTACACCTCCAGAAAACGGCAACTTCGATATTGAGGCATCACGCGCAGCAGAAGAAATGAAAAATGGTTTTTACCGGAATTCCAGTTTCACCTTTCTGGATAACGGTTTATTTTTTACCAATTTCAATGGAAAAAT
It includes:
- a CDS encoding DUF1572 family protein, which gives rise to MNIGDAFLDSIRARFQMYRELAEKTFEQLDDDDFYYRPDPASNNIAILIQHMAGNLRSRFTNFLNSDGEKPWRNRDQEFEDQHLDRSQLMHLWQEGWSCLFDALDNLREQDLIKHVTIRDEPLTVIDALHRQLAHHAYHVGQIVYLGKVLKKNRWKTLSIPRKNSPSP